The following proteins are co-located in the Rhodococcus opacus B4 genome:
- a CDS encoding alcohol dehydrogenase catalytic domain-containing protein, whose translation MPTHQAVHVQGPGEPLTLVEVETVSPPRDHVRIAVAACGVCGTDHGFVQGGFPDMSWPLTPGHEIAGTIAEVGDGVDNYAVGDRVAVGWFGGHCTKCIPCRKGLFINCEKLQVPSWQYPGGYAESVTAPANALARIPDELSFAEAAPMSCAGVTTYDALRKTRAVPGDRVAVLGVGGLGHLGVQFARAMGFETIAIARGAHKGDDARDLGAHHYVDSTAGDVSDALQALGGVSVVLATAANSKAMGDTVGGLLPHGELIVVGVTPDPLPISPLQLITPGIDVTGHPSGTARDVEETMHFAVLSGVRARIEERPLVQAAEAYAAMEEGKARYRMVLTM comes from the coding sequence ATGCCTACCCATCAGGCTGTTCACGTCCAGGGCCCCGGCGAACCGTTGACGCTGGTCGAGGTCGAAACGGTGTCGCCCCCGCGCGACCATGTGCGCATCGCCGTCGCGGCGTGCGGCGTGTGCGGCACCGACCACGGGTTCGTTCAAGGCGGGTTCCCGGACATGTCGTGGCCGCTGACACCCGGTCACGAGATCGCCGGAACGATCGCCGAGGTCGGGGACGGTGTGGACAACTATGCCGTCGGTGACCGCGTGGCGGTGGGCTGGTTCGGGGGTCACTGCACCAAGTGCATCCCCTGCCGCAAGGGATTGTTCATCAACTGCGAGAAGTTGCAGGTTCCGAGCTGGCAGTACCCGGGCGGCTATGCCGAGTCCGTGACCGCGCCGGCCAATGCACTGGCCCGTATCCCCGACGAGCTGTCCTTCGCGGAGGCCGCACCCATGAGCTGCGCCGGGGTCACCACGTACGACGCGCTGCGCAAGACCAGGGCGGTCCCGGGTGACCGCGTCGCCGTCCTCGGTGTCGGTGGGCTCGGACACCTCGGTGTGCAGTTCGCCCGGGCGATGGGATTCGAGACGATTGCCATCGCCCGGGGCGCGCACAAGGGCGACGACGCCCGCGACCTCGGTGCGCACCACTACGTCGACTCCACTGCCGGCGACGTCAGCGACGCATTGCAGGCGCTCGGCGGTGTCTCGGTCGTCCTGGCGACAGCGGCGAACTCGAAGGCCATGGGTGACACGGTCGGCGGGCTGCTTCCCCACGGAGAACTCATCGTCGTCGGCGTCACGCCCGACCCGCTGCCGATCAGCCCGCTGCAGCTGATCACCCCCGGTATCGACGTGACCGGTCATCCTTCCGGCACGGCCCGCGACGTCGAGGAGACGATGCACTTCGCTGTCCTGTCGGGGGTGCGCGCCCGAATCGAGGAACGACCCCTGGTCCAGGCCGCGGAGGCCTACGCTGCGATGGAGGAAGGGAAGGCACGCTATCGCATGGTCCTCACCATGTGA
- a CDS encoding IclR family transcriptional regulator: MKAGEPAELVNKSVTKAVRLLRELASRPRTGATVSTLAKAVGISRPTAFRLLHSFERTGLVDRIDNNYILGSEMSRLGRHADPYTGLAARAQPLLQELADEFNETVTLSVPNAKDELDLIAEAAGTHVVGTSSRTSDHMIGKRYPLHASSSGKVLLAEWPIKKIVGRLPEKLDATVSSTPSGRIRRSPRSGTDSCQEFRRGV; encoded by the coding sequence GTGAAGGCCGGCGAACCGGCAGAACTCGTGAACAAGTCGGTGACCAAGGCCGTTCGGCTATTGCGCGAACTCGCTTCCCGACCGAGGACCGGCGCGACGGTGAGCACGCTGGCGAAAGCGGTCGGAATTTCCCGCCCCACCGCGTTTCGCCTGCTGCACAGCTTCGAGCGGACCGGCTTGGTGGACCGCATCGACAACAACTACATCCTCGGCTCGGAAATGTCCCGACTCGGGCGGCACGCCGACCCCTACACCGGTCTGGCCGCGCGCGCTCAGCCGCTGCTGCAGGAGCTGGCCGACGAGTTCAATGAGACCGTGACCTTGTCGGTGCCGAATGCGAAGGACGAACTCGACCTCATCGCCGAGGCCGCCGGTACGCACGTCGTGGGCACCTCGTCCCGGACGTCCGATCACATGATCGGCAAACGGTATCCACTCCACGCCAGCTCCAGCGGCAAAGTCCTGCTGGCCGAGTGGCCGATCAAGAAGATCGTCGGCCGACTGCCCGAAAAGCTCGACGCGACCGTCTCGTCGACGCCTTCTGGCAGGATTCGGCGATCGCCTAGAAGCGGCACCGACTCTTGTCAGGAGTTCCGCCGAGGGGTTTGA
- a CDS encoding flavin reductase family protein, with the protein MLTSTIDQAHYRNVMGNLPTGVVALSGITADAEFPCGLVVGTFQSLSLDPPLVSFSVAHTSTSWPKVRAAGRLCASVLAAGQESVCRALSRKQPNKFADIEWSLSESGSPRIEGAHAFVDCEVVHELDGGDHVIVVARVLQMDTGHGEPLVFHQGRLGGIRQLTAA; encoded by the coding sequence ATGCTTACTTCCACCATCGATCAGGCGCACTACCGCAACGTGATGGGAAATCTGCCCACCGGTGTGGTCGCGTTGTCCGGCATCACCGCGGACGCCGAGTTCCCGTGTGGCCTGGTGGTCGGCACGTTCCAGTCGTTGTCGCTGGATCCGCCGCTGGTCAGTTTCAGTGTCGCGCACACCTCGACGAGCTGGCCGAAGGTGCGGGCGGCGGGCCGGTTGTGCGCGAGTGTTCTGGCCGCCGGTCAGGAGTCGGTGTGCCGGGCGTTGTCGAGAAAGCAGCCGAACAAGTTCGCTGATATCGAGTGGTCGTTGTCGGAGTCCGGGTCGCCGCGGATCGAGGGGGCGCATGCGTTCGTCGATTGCGAGGTCGTTCACGAACTGGACGGCGGTGATCATGTCATCGTCGTCGCCCGGGTTCTGCAGATGGACACCGGGCACGGTGAGCCCCTGGTCTTCCATCAGGGCCGGCTCGGCGGTATCCGGCAACTCACCGCCGCCTGA
- a CDS encoding mandelate racemase/muconate lactonizing enzyme family protein, protein MKISQIELFQVDLPYSGGVYLLSGGRSYTSFDASIVRITTDDGHQGWGESTPFGSTYIASHALGTRAGIAEIAPHLLGRDPRQVDRINDAMDEALVGHNHAKTALDVACWDVFGKSVGLPVAELLGGSTGVPMPMISSIYAGEPEEMRRRVADHRAKGYRGHSIKIGALDSEGGPALDAERIAASLADKQPGEFFLVDANGGMLPETALRMLRMLPPGLDFVIEAPCATWRETMSLRQRCPYPIIIDELAQQDDDIAFALSHDVADGIGLKISKAGGLTRGRRHRDICLSAGMTVSVQDTVGSSIAFAAIVQLGATVPPRTLRCVLNCEDMVTLQTARFDVLTGGGGILPPTAPGLGIEVDEAVLGDPVAVWSA, encoded by the coding sequence GTGAAAATCTCGCAGATCGAACTCTTCCAGGTGGACTTGCCGTACTCGGGCGGTGTCTACCTGCTCTCGGGCGGCCGTTCGTACACCTCCTTCGACGCCTCGATCGTCCGCATCACCACCGATGACGGGCACCAGGGATGGGGCGAGAGCACCCCGTTCGGCTCCACCTACATCGCCTCCCATGCGCTCGGCACCCGCGCCGGCATCGCGGAAATCGCACCGCATCTCCTCGGCCGGGACCCGCGTCAGGTCGACCGGATCAACGACGCCATGGACGAGGCACTCGTCGGCCACAACCACGCCAAGACCGCCCTCGACGTGGCGTGCTGGGATGTGTTCGGCAAGTCCGTCGGTCTTCCGGTCGCCGAACTCCTCGGCGGCTCGACCGGTGTTCCGATGCCGATGATCTCCTCGATCTACGCGGGCGAGCCCGAGGAGATGCGCCGCCGGGTCGCCGACCACCGCGCCAAGGGGTACCGCGGCCACTCCATCAAGATCGGGGCACTCGACAGCGAGGGTGGACCCGCGCTCGATGCGGAGCGGATCGCCGCATCCCTCGCCGACAAGCAGCCCGGCGAGTTCTTCCTGGTCGACGCGAACGGCGGGATGCTGCCGGAGACCGCGCTGCGCATGCTGCGGATGCTCCCGCCGGGCCTGGATTTCGTGATCGAGGCGCCGTGCGCCACCTGGCGGGAGACGATGTCGCTGCGCCAGCGCTGCCCGTACCCGATCATCATCGACGAACTGGCCCAGCAGGACGACGACATCGCCTTCGCCTTGTCCCACGATGTCGCCGACGGGATCGGGCTGAAGATCTCCAAGGCCGGCGGATTGACCCGCGGCCGTCGCCACCGTGACATCTGCCTGTCGGCGGGAATGACCGTCAGCGTGCAGGACACCGTCGGCTCGTCCATCGCGTTCGCGGCGATCGTGCAGCTCGGTGCCACCGTTCCGCCGCGCACACTGCGGTGCGTCCTCAACTGCGAGGACATGGTCACGCTGCAGACCGCGCGGTTCGACGTGCTGACAGGAGGCGGCGGCATCCTGCCCCCGACCGCACCCGGACTCGGGATCGAGGTCGACGAGGCCGTTCTCGGCGACCCGGTCGCCGTGTGGAGCGCCTGA
- a CDS encoding aldolase/citrate lyase family protein, which yields MTAVLLTGHGGLDKLEYRTDVVVPQADQGELLIAVAAAGINNTDINTRIGWYSKTITSETSSGGASGFESVDDDDASWSGTTLKFSRIQGADVCGRIVAVGDGVSPDRIGERVLVRTMLRSYVDYRPYECWTFGSECDGGFAQYAVAPARETYAVDCDWSDAELAALPCAYSTAENMLHRAAVGAERVLITGASGGVGLAAVQLAKRRGATVIAVCSADKAAEVKAQGADRIVERGADLIGALGAGSVDVVIDLVVGPQWPQLLDVLRTGGRYAVAGAIGGPISEIDLRTVYLRDLTLFGCTFQDDVVFENLIGYIERDEIRPVVSATYPLSDIVRAQEDFLAKKHTETRARSTGRRAVTAPPPSLGAWLTLDSVFAAELMVRTGFDWAVIDLQHGAIGTDSVVPLLAAVQGSGAEAWVRTQATNYAQANWALDMGADAVVVPQIGSAAQAREAVACCRYAPAGHRSWGPVRAALRPAAAPPQRVYLMIEDANGLAEADAICATPGLDGILIGTADLTLSLAGPASDVLGETTFDAVRAIVQACTRRGLDVAAYGGSPKMTAACTENGIRTVALAADYELLHDGARASLAQARGSYAAQGAGL from the coding sequence ATGACCGCAGTTCTCCTCACCGGGCACGGCGGACTCGACAAACTCGAATACCGCACCGACGTCGTTGTCCCCCAAGCTGATCAGGGCGAGTTGTTGATCGCGGTCGCCGCCGCCGGAATCAACAACACCGACATCAACACCCGCATCGGGTGGTATTCGAAGACGATCACGTCCGAGACGAGCTCCGGCGGTGCGAGCGGCTTCGAGTCGGTTGACGACGACGATGCCAGCTGGTCCGGCACCACCCTGAAATTCTCCCGGATCCAGGGTGCGGACGTGTGCGGACGCATCGTCGCGGTCGGCGACGGTGTCTCCCCCGACCGCATCGGTGAACGGGTCCTCGTGCGCACCATGCTGCGCAGCTACGTCGACTACCGTCCGTACGAATGCTGGACCTTCGGCAGCGAATGCGACGGCGGGTTCGCGCAGTACGCGGTGGCGCCGGCGCGGGAGACCTACGCGGTCGACTGCGACTGGAGCGACGCCGAGCTCGCGGCGCTACCGTGCGCCTACTCCACCGCCGAGAACATGCTGCACCGTGCCGCGGTCGGGGCCGAACGCGTGCTGATCACCGGCGCATCGGGCGGTGTCGGACTCGCCGCGGTCCAGCTCGCCAAGCGACGCGGCGCCACGGTGATCGCCGTGTGCTCGGCCGACAAGGCGGCCGAGGTGAAGGCGCAAGGCGCCGACCGGATCGTCGAGCGCGGAGCCGACCTGATCGGAGCGCTCGGCGCCGGATCGGTGGATGTGGTGATCGATCTCGTCGTCGGACCGCAGTGGCCACAACTGCTCGACGTGTTGCGCACGGGTGGGCGGTACGCCGTCGCCGGTGCCATCGGCGGGCCGATCTCCGAGATCGACCTGCGGACGGTGTACCTCCGGGACCTCACGCTGTTCGGGTGCACCTTCCAGGACGACGTGGTGTTCGAGAACCTCATCGGATACATCGAGCGGGACGAAATCCGTCCGGTCGTCTCGGCCACCTACCCGTTGTCCGACATCGTTCGCGCGCAGGAGGACTTCCTCGCCAAGAAGCACACCGAAACTCGTGCTCGTTCCACCGGCCGCCGCGCAGTGACCGCGCCCCCGCCTTCGCTCGGAGCGTGGCTGACGCTCGACTCCGTGTTCGCCGCCGAACTCATGGTTCGCACGGGTTTCGATTGGGCTGTCATCGATTTGCAGCACGGCGCCATAGGGACGGACTCCGTCGTGCCGCTGCTCGCCGCCGTGCAGGGCTCCGGCGCCGAGGCCTGGGTGCGTACGCAGGCGACGAACTACGCACAGGCCAACTGGGCGCTCGACATGGGGGCCGACGCCGTGGTCGTGCCCCAGATCGGCTCGGCCGCCCAAGCACGTGAGGCGGTGGCCTGCTGTCGCTACGCCCCCGCGGGGCACCGTTCGTGGGGGCCGGTTCGGGCAGCGCTCCGCCCGGCCGCCGCGCCCCCGCAACGGGTCTACCTGATGATCGAGGACGCGAACGGCCTCGCCGAAGCCGACGCGATCTGCGCGACGCCTGGGCTCGACGGAATCCTCATCGGTACCGCCGACCTCACACTGTCCCTAGCCGGTCCCGCCTCGGATGTGCTGGGGGAAACCACTTTCGATGCCGTTCGCGCCATCGTGCAGGCATGCACCCGCCGGGGACTGGACGTCGCGGCCTACGGGGGTAGTCCGAAAATGACGGCGGCCTGTACCGAAAACGGCATCCGGACTGTCGCTCTCGCTGCCGACTACGAACTGCTTCACGATGGAGCGCGGGCGTCGTTGGCGCAGGCGCGCGGATCGTATGCCGCACAGGGTGCCGGTCTCTGA
- a CDS encoding MFS transporter, protein MTITNTDSVGEYEDGPVGTKADQGPVDKQRFVVKLTGVIAGGMFIDGYILGVVGTVIGAITLDLQMSLFWEGLIGASALIGIFVGGPLGGWLADKLGRKPLFAIDLAIFIAGSVLQFFVDSAWQLFAVRLLMGIAIGADYSVGWPLLAEFSPRRLRGKLLSLCEVAWYIGFVLAFVIGYVMSTVWSLDWRIILGTSTVPAVILFLARLGMPESPRWLMNKGRTEEATTIAHAYLEDPTDVVDITNEPTRQGTFRMLFAPAYRRATIFISVFWFCCVAPYFAIATFAASVLSDYGLGDGLVGAIGVNGLALVGVVVSVVLIERIGRRKLTIPQQWVCAVVLLIIGLWSSAPPAVVLVCFLVFAFSNAMCTALTGVYPGEIFPTEIRGLGTGFATAFSRIGAGLGTFLLPWSMHNLGGGTTMVIAAGICVVGATVSQVLAPETMGRNLSETSAPRDPQPART, encoded by the coding sequence GTGACGATTACCAACACGGATTCCGTCGGAGAGTATGAGGACGGCCCTGTCGGCACGAAGGCCGACCAGGGTCCGGTCGACAAGCAACGGTTCGTGGTCAAGCTGACCGGCGTCATCGCCGGTGGCATGTTCATCGACGGCTACATCCTCGGCGTCGTCGGCACCGTCATCGGTGCCATCACGCTCGATTTGCAGATGTCGCTGTTCTGGGAGGGGCTCATCGGCGCCTCCGCGCTGATCGGCATCTTCGTCGGCGGCCCACTCGGCGGCTGGCTCGCCGACAAACTCGGCCGCAAGCCGCTGTTCGCGATCGACCTGGCGATCTTCATCGCCGGTTCGGTCCTGCAGTTCTTCGTCGACTCGGCGTGGCAACTGTTCGCCGTCCGGCTACTGATGGGCATCGCGATCGGTGCCGACTACTCGGTCGGCTGGCCGCTGCTCGCCGAGTTCTCACCCCGCCGGTTGCGCGGCAAGCTTCTGTCCCTGTGCGAGGTCGCCTGGTACATCGGATTCGTGCTCGCCTTCGTCATCGGTTACGTGATGAGCACCGTGTGGTCCCTCGACTGGCGCATCATTCTCGGCACCAGCACCGTTCCCGCGGTGATCCTGTTCCTGGCCCGGCTGGGCATGCCCGAATCCCCACGGTGGCTGATGAACAAGGGCCGCACGGAGGAAGCGACGACCATCGCGCACGCGTACCTCGAGGACCCGACCGACGTCGTCGACATCACCAACGAGCCCACCCGCCAGGGCACGTTCCGAATGTTGTTCGCCCCGGCATACCGGCGGGCCACGATCTTCATCTCCGTCTTCTGGTTCTGCTGCGTAGCACCGTATTTCGCGATCGCCACGTTTGCCGCGAGCGTGCTGTCGGACTACGGTCTCGGCGACGGACTCGTCGGCGCCATCGGCGTCAACGGACTCGCCCTGGTCGGTGTCGTGGTCTCGGTCGTTCTCATCGAACGCATCGGTCGCCGGAAGCTGACCATCCCGCAGCAGTGGGTGTGTGCGGTGGTCTTGTTGATCATCGGACTCTGGTCTTCGGCTCCGCCCGCGGTGGTGCTGGTCTGCTTCCTCGTCTTCGCGTTCTCGAACGCCATGTGCACGGCACTGACCGGCGTGTATCCGGGCGAGATCTTCCCGACCGAGATCCGCGGTCTGGGAACCGGTTTCGCGACCGCATTCAGCCGAATCGGCGCCGGCCTCGGCACGTTCCTGCTGCCCTGGTCGATGCACAACCTCGGCGGCGGGACCACGATGGTGATCGCCGCAGGCATCTGCGTCGTCGGTGCCACCGTCTCCCAGGTCCTCGCCCCCGAAACCATGGGCCGCAACCTCAGCGAAACCTCCGCGCCGCGGGACCCGCAGCCCGCCCGCACCTGA
- a CDS encoding IclR family transcriptional regulator, translating to MSEVPEPTEMTNKSVTKAVRLLRELAAHPRTGATVTTLAKGVGISRPTAFRLLYSLERTGLVDRIDNNYILGWEMARLGRRADPYAGLVARAQPLLQELADKFNESATLSVPNSHDGLDLVAEASGSHVVGIMSRMSSHMVGQQYPLHASSTGKVLLAEMSRDKVLALLPEKLEAYTPQTITDRAVLLRELDQVREQGFGVIDNELEEELISLSRPVRDSSGTLVAILTLNGPRYRFGRDRIPEALHQMQAMVERLVEVFWQDAVGE from the coding sequence ATGAGCGAAGTACCCGAACCGACTGAGATGACGAACAAGTCGGTGACCAAAGCCGTTCGGCTGCTACGGGAATTGGCCGCACATCCGCGCACCGGCGCCACCGTGACCACGCTCGCGAAGGGCGTCGGAATCTCCCGGCCCACCGCCTTCCGTCTGCTCTACAGCCTCGAACGGACCGGGCTCGTGGACCGGATCGACAACAATTACATCCTCGGCTGGGAAATGGCCCGGCTCGGCCGGCGCGCCGACCCTTACGCCGGGCTCGTCGCCCGCGCGCAACCGCTGCTGCAGGAATTGGCCGACAAATTCAACGAATCGGCGACGCTGTCCGTGCCGAATTCGCACGACGGCCTGGACCTGGTCGCCGAGGCCTCCGGGTCGCACGTGGTCGGCATCATGAGCCGCATGTCCTCCCACATGGTCGGCCAGCAGTATCCGCTGCACGCCAGCTCCACCGGCAAGGTACTGCTCGCCGAGATGTCGCGGGACAAGGTGCTCGCGTTGCTGCCCGAAAAGCTCGAGGCCTATACCCCTCAGACCATCACCGACCGGGCCGTTCTGCTCCGGGAACTCGACCAGGTCCGCGAGCAGGGGTTCGGCGTCATCGACAACGAACTCGAAGAAGAGCTCATATCGCTGTCCCGGCCGGTGCGGGACTCCTCGGGCACTCTGGTGGCGATCTTGACGCTCAACGGTCCCCGCTACCGCTTCGGTCGCGACCGCATTCCCGAAGCTCTCCACCAGATGCAGGCCATGGTCGAGCGCCTCGTCGAGGTGTTCTGGCAGGACGCGGTAGGCGAATGA